GCCGGCGATGCGCAGGTAGAGCTGGCGGAGCGTCAGGCCCTCGCGGCGGGCGAGATCCAGCATCAGCTGCTGGCGCGATTTTCCGCCCTCGGTCGCGGGCAGCTCCGGCACCGGGCCCTCGGGATCGAAGCCCGAGAGGTCGTGGCCGACCATGCGGCTCAAGAGCGCCAGCCCCACCACCGGGTCGATCAGCGCCTGCAGCTCCTCGAACTTGTCCCGCGCCTCCGACTCGGTGCGGCCGACGACCGGAAAGAGCCCCGGCATCACCTTGAGGTCGTCGGGGGAGCGGCCGAAGCGGGCCATGCGGCCTTTCAGGTCGCGGGCGAAGTCCACCGCCTCGTCGAGGGTCTGGTTGGCCGTGAACACGATCTCGGCGGTGCGTGCCGCCAGGTCCCGGCCCGGCCCCGACGAGCCGGCCTGGACCAGCACCGGCTGGCCTTGCGGCGTGCGCGGGATGTTGAGCGGGCCGCGGACCTCGAAATGCGTGCCGTGATGGTCGAGGGGCCGGAAGCCGTCGGGCTTCGAGAACTGGCCCGACGCCTTGTCGATCACGACCGCGTCGTCGTCCCAGGTGTTCCAGAGACCCAGCACCACGTCGACGAACTCCTCCGCCCGCTCGTAGCGGTCGGCGTGGCGGGCGATCCGGTCATTGCCGAAATTCGCCGCTTCGAGGTCGGTGGCGGAGGTGACGAGGTTCCAGCCGGCCCGGCCGCCGCTGAGGTGGTCGAGGGAGGCGAAGCGGCGGGCGACGTTGTAGGGCTCGTTGAAGCTCGTCGAGGTGGTGGCGACGAGGCCGATCCGGCTCGTGACCGCAGCGAGCGCCGAGAGCAGGGTGACGGGCTCGAAATGCGCCGAGCGGGCGGTGCGCTCGCTCGAGCGCAGGTCGGCGTCGCGGATGCCGGTGCCGTCCTCGAGGAAGATCAGGTCGAACTTCGCCGCTTCCGCCCGCTTGGCCCAGCCGACATAGCGGTCGAGGACAAGGCCGCCATCGGCCTCGCTCGACGGGTGGCGCCAACCGGCGACGTGGTGGCCGGTGGCGTAGAAGAAGGCGCCGAGGCGCATCGTACCGTCAGTCATCGCTCCCCCGAGGTATCGGGACCCTGTCGTCGGATCTAGCGCCGGGCGCGCGATCTGCCCGTCACCCTCGCGCGACCGCGTCGAGCGCCCGGGCTAGGTCTCCCAGAAGATCCTCCTCCGCCTCCAGCCCGACCGAGAGCCGCACCAGCCCGTCGCCGACGCCGGCCCGCTCCCGGGCCTCCGGGTCCATCGCCGCGTGGGTCATGGTCACCGGGTGGGCGATCAGGCTCTCGACCCCGCCGAGGGACTCGGCCAGGCTGAAGATCCGGAGCGCCCCGACGAGCCGGCGCACCGCCTCGCGCCCGCCGGCGAGCTCGGCGCTCAGCATCGCCCCGAAGCCGCGCTGCTGGTCCTTGGCGACGGCGTGGCCGGGATGGCCTTCCAGGCCCGGATAGTAGACGCGGGCGATCGCCGGATGCGCGTCGAGGAAGGCGGCGACCGCCGCGGCGTTGCGGCTCTGGCGCTCGATGCGGGGAAACAGCGTGCGCACGCCGCGTAGGGTGAGGTAGGCGTCGAAGGGCGAGCCGGTGACCCCGACGGTGTTGGCCCAGGCGGCGAGCTCGTCGCCCAGGGCGGCGTCGGCGGCGATCACCGCGCCGCCGATCACGTCCGAATGGCCGTTGATGAACTTGGTGGTCGAGTGGACGACGAGGTCGGCCCCGAGCGCCAGCGGCTGCTGCAAAGCCGGGGACAGGAAGGTGTTGTCGACGACGAACAGCGCACCCGCCGCCTTGGCGAGCGCGGCCACGCGGCGGACATCCGTGATGCGCATCAGCGGGTTGCTGGGCGTCTCGGTGAGGACGATCCGGGCGCCTTCACTGAGCGCGGCCCTCAGCGCCCCCTCGTCGGTCTGGTCGACGAAGGCGACGCGGTAGTGGCCCCGCGCCGCGCGCATCGACAGCAGCCGGTGGGTGCCGCCGTAACAATCGTGCGGCGCCACCAGGAGGTCGCCGGGGCGCAAGGGGGAGAGGGCGAGGTCGAGGGCCGCCATGCCGCTGGACATCACCACCGCGCGGGCGCCGCCCTCCAGCTTCGCCAGGGTATCGGCGAGCTGGTCGCGGGTCGGGTTGCCGAGGCGGGCATAGTCGTAGGCCCGGGCCTTCTCGAACTCCGCGAAGGTGTAGGTCGTCGAGAGGTAGAGCGGCGGGGTCACCGCGCCGAAGGCCGTGTCCGTCCCGATCCCGTTCGCGGCGGCGATCGTCTCCGCCCGCCTGTGCTCGTTCGCCAAGTCCTGATCGGGCACGTCGTTCTCTCCCGCTCGCGCGCTGCGTCCGTTTCGTTCTTTATGAAGAACGAAACGGACGATCAACGAAAAAGCGTTCGGAGCGGCGAATAGAAGTGCTATTTCAGCCCGAAGCCGCGGCGCTCCAGGATGCCGCGCAGGCGATCGCGGCCGCTGAGCGAGCCGGGCCCGCGCACCCGCTCGAGCGCGGCCCCGCTCCAGCCGACTTCCGGCATCCGCTGCCCGGCCTGGAAGCCGACCATCGCGGCGTCGTAGGCCGCGATCGGACCGCCCGCGAGGGCGGGATCGTAGCGGCCGCGATGCAGCACCACCTCCTGCGGCAGGCGCGGCTTGACCGCGGCCGGCCGCTCTGGATCGGGCCAGCCGACGCAGTGGCCGAACACCGCCAGCACGTTCGGCGGCAGGCCGAGGAGGTCGGCCACCGCCTCCGGATCGTTGCGCAGGGCCCCGATATAGACCGAGCCGAGGCCGAGGGATTCGAGCGCCACGGTGGCGTTCTGGGCCGCGAGCGCGGCATCGACCACGCCGACCATCAGCATCTCGAGGTAGTCGAGCCCCTCCGTCGGCGCGTCCCGGTCGCGCCCGAGCGCGCCGAGGCGCGACAGGTCGGCGAGCCAGACCAGGACCAGCGGCGCCTCGACGACGTGGCGCTGGCCGCGCGCCACCTCGGACAAGCGGCGCTTCGTTGCCGGATCCTCGACCGCGACGACGCTCCAGGTCTGGAGGTTGGACGAGCTCGGCGCCGATTGCGCCGCGGCGACGAGCGTTTCCAGGGTGCCGTCGGGGAGCGGGTCGGGCCGGAACGCCCGCACCGTGCGGTGGGCGAGGAGGCCCGCGATGACCTCGTTCCAGGCGATGTCGAGGGCCGTCTCCGCGCCGTACCGCGCCCTCAGGGCGTCGCCCCGTCCCGTCTCGCTCATGCGACCCTCGCCCGTTCCCGCTGCCCCGGGCGGAGTAGTACACGAACTTCATTGACTAACCAGGGCGGCGATCCCAGATCGGGGCGGCGCGGCCGCACGGGCCAGCACGGGGAGCCCGACATGGCGCGACACCGCAGGCTTCATCTCGGCGCCTTCATGCGCCCGGTCGGCATCCACACCGCCTGGTGGCGCTATCCGGGCGGCCTGCCGGACGCCAACTTCAATTTTCGCCACCTCGCCCGGTTCGCGCGCGAGCTGGAGGCGGCGAAGTTCGACGCCTTCTTCATGGCCGATCACCTCGCGGTGCTGAACATGCCGGTCGAGGCGCTCAAGCGCTCGGCCACCGTGACCTCGTTCGATCCCGCGACGCTGCTGCCGGCGCTCGCCGTGGTCACCGAGCGGATCGGGCTCGTCGCCACGGCCTCGACCACCTACGACCAGCCGTTCCACGTCGCCCGGCGCTTCGCCTCGCTCGATCACCTAAGCAACGGCCGCGCCGGCTGGAACGTGGTGACGACCTCGAACCCGGATGCCGCGAAGAATTTCGGCCTGGAGCACCATCCCGAGCACGCCGACCGCTACGACCGGGCGCACGAATTCGTCACGGTGGTGAAGGGCCTGTGGGATTCATTCGCCGACGACGCCTTCCTGCGCGACGTCGCGAGCGGGATCTTCTTCGACCCCGACAAGATGCACGTCCTCGACCACCAGGGACCCCACCTCTCGGTGCGCGGACCCCTCAACGTCGCCCGGCCGGTCCAGGGCTGGCCGGTGATCGTGCAGGCGGGCGCGTCCGAGGCCGGGCGCCAGCTCGCCGCCGAGACCGCCGAGGTGATCTTCGGGGCCGCCGCCAGCCTCGAGGACGGGCGGCGATTCGCCGAGGACGTGCGCGGCCGCATGGTCGCGGCGGGCCGCGATCCCGACCATCTCAAGATCCTGCCGGCCTGCTTCGTGGTGGTCGGCGACTCGGTGGAGGAGGCGCGCGAGAAGCGCGCGCATCTCGACGGCCTGGTGCACGAGGCGAGCGCCATCGCCGCCCTGTCGATCGCGCTCGGCGTCGATGCCTCGGCCTTCGATCCCGACGGTCCGCTGCCGGAGATCCCGGAGAGCAATCAGTCGAAGACCGGGCGCGAGCGGGCGATCACGCTGGCGCGCCGCGAGGGCCTGACCGTCCGCCAGCTGGCGCAGCGCCTCGGCGGCTATGCGGGCCTCGCGATGGTCGGCACGCCCGAGACCATCGCCGACGAGATGCAGGCCTGGCTCGAGGCCGGGGCGAGCGACGGCTTCAACGTCATGGTCTCGGATGTGCCGCAGGGGCTCGAGGACGTCACCCGCAAGGTGGTGCCGGAGCTGCAGCGCCGCGGCCTGTTCCGCACCGAGTACGAGGGCACGACCCTGCGCGAGCATCTCGGCCTGCCCCGGCCGGAGAACCGGTTCTTCGCCGGGGCGGGCGGGTGAGACCTACTTCGAACTGAACACCTGCACCATGGCGGGGGTGAGGATCACCACGAACAGCACCGGCAGGAAGAACAGGATCATCGGCACGGTGAGCTTCGGCGGCAGGGCGGCGGCCTTCTTCTCGGCCTCGTTCATGCGCTGGTCGCGGCTCTCCTGGGCCAGCACCCGCAGGGCCTGGCCGATCGGGGTGCCGTAGCGCTCGGCCTGAATCAGCGCCGTGGTGACGTTCTTGACTGATTCGAGCCCGGTGCGGTGGGCGAGGTTCTCGTAGGCGACGCGCCGGTCGGTGAGATAGGCCAGTTCGGCGGTGGTGAGCGCCATCTCCTCGGCCAGCGTCATGCACTGGTTGGCGATCTCGACGCCGACGCGCCGGAACGCCGCCTCGATCGCCATGCCGGATTCGACGCAGATCAGCAGGAGGTCGAGCGTGTCCGGCCAGTTGCGCTGGATCACCGCCCGGCGCTTGGAGGTCTGGTTGCGCAGGAAGACCTCCGGCGCCTTGATGCCGAGATAGACCGCCACCACCACCATTCCGAAGCGGATCAGCGCCGGCTGGTCCACCACCTCGATCACGAACAGGTAGAACACCGACAGGACGAAGAAGGCGATCGGCATCACCAGGCGGAAGAACAGGAACGCGATCTCGGCCTGCGGGCCGCGATAGCCCGCCATCATCAGGCTGTTCTTGGCGTTCTCGGTGCCGAGCCAGTCGTCGAGGCGCAGGCGCTCGACCACGCGCTTCATGTAGGCCTTGGGCTCCTGGCGCAAGGACGCCTTCTGGTTCAGGCGCTCGCGCTCGCGCAGGCGGATGCGGTCGCGCTCCTTGCCCACCGCCTTGAGGCGGTGGCGGAGCCGGTCGGGCTCCAGCAGCGCCTGGGCCAGGGTGAAGACTGTGGCCGCCGCCGCCACCGCCGCGAGGGCCGCGCCGAGGAGGTATGGATCGGCCAGCTGATACAGGAACTGCATGCGCCGCCTCCTGGAGCGTCGGGGATGCCGGAAGTGTCGGGAAGGCGGGTCCGGAACGGCGCCGCGCTCATACCAACGGCCGTTGAAAACGACCTTTGGTTCTGCTCTCGAATTTTCGTCAAGCCTCTGGCTTGGCATCGAAAATTCGAGATGGATCAATGGCCCCGTCGATCTCGGGCTTGCTCGAGATCGACGGGGCCATTGGTATCAGATGTCGAAGCGGATCATCTTGCTCATCACGAACACGCCGATGAGCATCCACACGGCGGAGCAGGCCAGCGCCACGTGGCCGATCGTGGTGGTCCAGAGCAGCGAGATGTAGTCGGGGCTGGTGACGTAGGCGAGGAGGCCGACCACGAAGGGCAGCGAGGCGATGATCGCCGC
This is a stretch of genomic DNA from Methylobacterium sp. 17Sr1-1. It encodes these proteins:
- the metB gene encoding cystathionine gamma-synthase, which codes for MANEHRRAETIAAANGIGTDTAFGAVTPPLYLSTTYTFAEFEKARAYDYARLGNPTRDQLADTLAKLEGGARAVVMSSGMAALDLALSPLRPGDLLVAPHDCYGGTHRLLSMRAARGHYRVAFVDQTDEGALRAALSEGARIVLTETPSNPLMRITDVRRVAALAKAAGALFVVDNTFLSPALQQPLALGADLVVHSTTKFINGHSDVIGGAVIAADAALGDELAAWANTVGVTGSPFDAYLTLRGVRTLFPRIERQSRNAAAVAAFLDAHPAIARVYYPGLEGHPGHAVAKDQQRGFGAMLSAELAGGREAVRRLVGALRIFSLAESLGGVESLIAHPVTMTHAAMDPEARERAGVGDGLVRLSVGLEAEEDLLGDLARALDAVARG
- a CDS encoding LLM class flavin-dependent oxidoreductase, translated to MTDGTMRLGAFFYATGHHVAGWRHPSSEADGGLVLDRYVGWAKRAEAAKFDLIFLEDGTGIRDADLRSSERTARSAHFEPVTLLSALAAVTSRIGLVATTSTSFNEPYNVARRFASLDHLSGGRAGWNLVTSATDLEAANFGNDRIARHADRYERAEEFVDVVLGLWNTWDDDAVVIDKASGQFSKPDGFRPLDHHGTHFEVRGPLNIPRTPQGQPVLVQAGSSGPGRDLAARTAEIVFTANQTLDEAVDFARDLKGRMARFGRSPDDLKVMPGLFPVVGRTESEARDKFEELQALIDPVVGLALLSRMVGHDLSGFDPEGPVPELPATEGGKSRQQLMLDLARREGLTLRQLYLRIAGARGHSQIVGTPAQIVDEMEARFRAGGADGFNIMPPTLPGGLDDFIELVLPELRRRGLFRDQYEGRTLRSHLGSRPPAGYGPGRTTTG
- a CDS encoding LLM class flavin-dependent oxidoreductase; translation: MARHRRLHLGAFMRPVGIHTAWWRYPGGLPDANFNFRHLARFARELEAAKFDAFFMADHLAVLNMPVEALKRSATVTSFDPATLLPALAVVTERIGLVATASTTYDQPFHVARRFASLDHLSNGRAGWNVVTTSNPDAAKNFGLEHHPEHADRYDRAHEFVTVVKGLWDSFADDAFLRDVASGIFFDPDKMHVLDHQGPHLSVRGPLNVARPVQGWPVIVQAGASEAGRQLAAETAEVIFGAAASLEDGRRFAEDVRGRMVAAGRDPDHLKILPACFVVVGDSVEEAREKRAHLDGLVHEASAIAALSIALGVDASAFDPDGPLPEIPESNQSKTGRERAITLARREGLTVRQLAQRLGGYAGLAMVGTPETIADEMQAWLEAGASDGFNVMVSDVPQGLEDVTRKVVPELQRRGLFRTEYEGTTLREHLGLPRPENRFFAGAGG
- a CDS encoding NADPH-dependent oxidoreductase, with translation MSETGRGDALRARYGAETALDIAWNEVIAGLLAHRTVRAFRPDPLPDGTLETLVAAAQSAPSSSNLQTWSVVAVEDPATKRRLSEVARGQRHVVEAPLVLVWLADLSRLGALGRDRDAPTEGLDYLEMLMVGVVDAALAAQNATVALESLGLGSVYIGALRNDPEAVADLLGLPPNVLAVFGHCVGWPDPERPAAVKPRLPQEVVLHRGRYDPALAGGPIAAYDAAMVGFQAGQRMPEVGWSGAALERVRGPGSLSGRDRLRGILERRGFGLK
- a CDS encoding type II secretion system F family protein, which encodes MQFLYQLADPYLLGAALAAVAAAATVFTLAQALLEPDRLRHRLKAVGKERDRIRLRERERLNQKASLRQEPKAYMKRVVERLRLDDWLGTENAKNSLMMAGYRGPQAEIAFLFFRLVMPIAFFVLSVFYLFVIEVVDQPALIRFGMVVVAVYLGIKAPEVFLRNQTSKRRAVIQRNWPDTLDLLLICVESGMAIEAAFRRVGVEIANQCMTLAEEMALTTAELAYLTDRRVAYENLAHRTGLESVKNVTTALIQAERYGTPIGQALRVLAQESRDQRMNEAEKKAAALPPKLTVPMILFFLPVLFVVILTPAMVQVFSSK